A region from the Microcoleus sp. FACHB-68 genome encodes:
- a CDS encoding PCP reductase family protein — MSNSDLNDELTWTPEAKAKLKNIPYFVRSQARQRIEQLAREGELDMVTADIVEQARIEFGQ; from the coding sequence ATGTCTAATTCGGATTTGAATGATGAGTTGACCTGGACGCCTGAAGCAAAGGCGAAGTTAAAGAATATTCCCTATTTTGTGCGTTCCCAGGCTCGGCAGCGAATTGAGCAGCTAGCGCGTGAGGGAGAACTCGATATGGTGACGGCTGATATCGTTGAGCAGGCAAGAATTGAGTTTGGGCAGTAG